A single genomic interval of Prionailurus viverrinus isolate Anna chromosome A2, UM_Priviv_1.0, whole genome shotgun sequence harbors:
- the PSMD6 gene encoding 26S proteasome non-ATPase regulatory subunit 6, whose translation MPLENLEEEGLPKNPDLRIAQLRFLLSLPEHRGDAAVRDELMAAVRDNNMAPYYEALCKSLDWQMDTDLLSKMKKANEEELKRLDEELEDAEKNLGESEIRDAMMAKAEYLCRIGDKEGALTAFRKTYDKTVALGHRLDIVFYLLRIGLFYMDNDLITRNTEKAKSLIEEGGDWDRRNRLKVYQGLYCVAIRDFKQAAELFLDTVSTFTSYELMDYKTFVTYTVYVSMIALERPDLREKVIKGAEILEVLHSLPAVRQYLFSLYECRYSVFFQSLAVVEQEMKKDWLFAPHYRYYVREMRIHAYSQLLESYRSLTLGYMAEAFGVGVEFIDQELSRFIAAGRLHCKIDKVNEIVETNRPDSKNWQYQETIKKGDLLLNRVQKLSRVINM comes from the exons ATGCCGCTGGAGAACCTCGAGGAGGAGGGTCTGCCCAAGAACCCCGACCTGCGCATCGCGCAGCTGCGTTTCCTGCTCAGCCTGCCCGAGCACCGCGGAGACGCGGCCGTGCGCGACGAGCTGATGGCGGCCGTCCGGGATAATA ACATGGCTCCTTATTACGAAGCCCTGTGCAAATCCCTCGACTGGCAGATGGATACAGACCTGCTCAGTAAGATGAAGAAGGCGAATGAGGAAGAGTTGAAACGTTTGGACGAGGAGCTGGAAGATGCAGAGAAGAATCTGGGAGAGAGCGAAATCCGGGATGCCATGATGGCGAAGGCCGAGTACCTGTGCCGGATAGGTGACAAG GAGGGTGCTCTGACAGCCTTTCGCAAGACATATGACAAAACCGTGGCCTTGGGTCACCGACTGGATATTGTGTTTTATCTTCTTAGGATTGGCTTATTTTATATGGATAATGATCTCATCACACGAAACACAGAGAAGGCCAAAAG cttAATAGAGGAAGGAGGAGATTGGGACAGGAGAAACCGCCTAAAAGTATATCAAGGTCTTTACTGTGTGGCTATTCGTGATTTCAAACAGGCAGCTGAACTCTTCCTTGACACAGTTTCAACATTTACATCCTATGAACTTATGGATTATAAAACCTTTGTGACTTACACTGTCTATGTCAGCATGATTGCCTTAGAAAGACCTGATCTCCGGGAAAAG gTGATTAAAGGAGCAGAGATCCTGGAGGTGTTGCACAGCCTTCCGGCAGTTCGGCAGTATCTGTTTTCCCTCTATGAATGTCGTTACTCGGTTTTCTTCCAGTCATTAG CTGTTGTGgaacaggaaatgaaaaaggaCTGGCTTTTTGCTCCTCATTATCGATACTATGTAAGAGAAATGAGAATTCATGCATACAGCCAGCTGCTGGAATCCTATAGGTCATTAACTCTTGGCTATATGGCAGAAGCCTTTGGTGTTGGTGTGGAATTCATTGATCA GGAACTCTCCAGATTTATTGCTGCAGGGAGACTACACTGCAAAATagataaagtaaatgaaatagtgGAAACCAACAG acCTGATAGCAAGAACTGGCAGTACCAAGAAACTATCAAGAAAGGAGATCTGCTACTAAACAGAGTTCAGAAACTTTCCAGAGTAATTAATATGTAA